The DNA segment GACTCCAATTACTCTTAGTTTTTCTCCTAATGAAAGACTTTTGATTAATACGAATAATCGTAAAAACTTTGGCTACGCTGCATTTAGTAAGATTTATCATGAACTTGAATTGGACAAATTTTTGAAAAACAGGCAGCGTCATTCAAAAGAAGAGTATGATTCTAATGCTATTATGAAACTTCTCGTATTTTCACGTTTATTGTATCCTGCTTCAAAGAAAAAGACTTATGAGAATAGAGATATATTCTTTGAGAGGTTTGATTTTTCTTTGGATGATGTCTACAGATGTCTATCTTTTTTTAACAAACATAGTAATGCTTTGCAACTTTGGGTTCATGAGCATATTAAGTCTTTATATGAACGAAATACTAATCTGGTTTATTACGATGTTACCAACTATTATTTTGAAATTGATGAACAAGACGAATTGCGTAAAAAAGGCGTTTCTAAAGAACACAGGCCAGATCCAATTGTGCAGATGGGATTATTTATGGACACCAATGGTATACCTATTACATATAAACTTTTTCCTGGCAATGCTCTAGATAAAACTACATTTATGCCTATGTTAAGGAAAATACAACATGATTATTCTTTGGGAAGAATTATTGTAGTTGCTGATAAAGGTATCATCACTGGCGATAACATTTGGTATACTTTATCTGCTGGTAATGGTTATGTATTCAGCTATTCTGTTCGTTGTGCAGATAAGGAATTTAAGAAATATGTCCTTGACGAAAACGGATATACACACAGAGGAGATAGCTTCAAGATAAAATCCAGACTTTATCCAAGAGAAATATTAGTAACCACCACTAAAGGCAAAAAAATGAAAAAGGTAGTTGATGAAAAACAGGTTATTTTCTATAGTGAAGAATATGCTTTAAAAGCAAAATATGAACGAGCTGCTACCATAGAGAAAGCAAAAGACCTAATTAAAAATCCAGCAAAATACAATAGAGCTACATCATACGGTGCTTCCAAATATGTAAAGAATCTCATTTTTGATGAAGAAACCGGCGAAATATTAGAAAGTGCTCATCAGCATTTAACATTTGATGAGGAAAGGCTAAAAGAAGAAGAAAAATTTGATGGATATTATGCAATAGTTACTAGTGAATACAAAGAATCTGATGATAAAATTATTGAAATGTACCGTGGACTTTGGAAGATAGAAGAATCTTTTAAGATAACTAAAAGTGATATCGAAAGCAGACCAGTTTATTTATCACTGAGGGAACATATTGATGCTCATTTTCTGATATGCTTTATATCACTTGTAATTGTGAGAATACTTGAATATAGATTAAAAGGAAAATATTCTGTTTCAGCTATACTTGAGAGTCTAGCAAAAGCATCCTGCAGTTACATACAAGAAAATTATTATCTGTTTGATTTTAATAATGATGTTCTTGAAGATATAGGTAAAGAATTAGGCATTGATTTTGGGAAAAAGATTATGACATTAGGAGAGATTAAAAAAATTTTAGGAGAAGTAAAAAAATGACATTTCCACTACAACTTTTTGACAAAAACAGAAAGCCCGAAAGCCTTCATTTTAAAGGGCTTAGGGGCTTTTTTTATCCTTTTTTGCTGCAAAAGTCAGGTTATACCATAAAATAAGCTTAAGTAAACATAAAATCAGAATTTATTTGTTAAGTCACAGCAAAAGAATTATAATATTATAGGCGTTTTGCAAAGTTAAAAAAGGAGCTTAGAAATCATGGTTTACATATCTGTATCTATGTATGTGGAAGCAAAGCCTATTATAGATTATTACAATTTGAAGAAAGATGTGGACGAAAGATATTATCAAGTCTTTAAAAGCGATAACATGAGATTGATAATAACTGGCGTTGGCAAGGTTAATTGTGCTGCAGCTACATCACATCTTTTAGCTAAAATACCGCCTGATGATGGCGATATTGTGGCGAATATTGGCATCTGCGGTGCAAAAGATGGATTTCAAATAGGTGCACCTTATCTTATCAATAAGATAAAAGATGCTTCTACAGGGAAAGACTATTATCCGGACATCCTTTTGAAGCACGATTTTAAAGAATGTTCTATAGAGACCTTTGATAAGCCTCTTTCAAGTCCAGAGCTTTTGGAGGAAGATCTGTGCGATATGGAGTCCAGCGGCTTTTATGTTTCTGCATCAAAATACGTAGAGCAGCACAGGATTTTTTTGATTAAGGTGGTTTCAGATAGAGTTGGAATTGATACGGTTTCCAAAGACGATGTTTTGAAGCTTATTCAAAATAATGTGGAGAAGATCGATGCTTTTATAAGAAATGCTGAGGATTTTGCAAAAGTCGACAGCGGTTTTTTCAAAAGAGAAGAAATTGAACTGATGGAAAAAATTTTTTCTTCTTTGAAACTTACAAAAAGCCTAAGGGAAATCCTTTATAAAGCGTGTTTGCATTATAAAGTGAGAACAGGCAATGATATTTTGTTTTTAGAGAATATTGGGCTTTCAGATGTCAATAATAAAAGAGAAAGAAAAAAGCTTTTTGACTTAATCATTTCGTCTTTAGAGAGAAATGATTGGCGAATTTGATATGAGAAATGCTGGAAAATGCTTAAATATTGCAAAAATCGCAAGTTTAAATTATAATAAATGTATTAAAATAATTTAATAATTAAACAAAAGGAGGAATCAGATGACAACAAAAGAAAATGCTAGAAAGAAATTATCCCAATTATCATTGATTTTAATGATATTTACATCTGTTTTTGGCTTTACAAACATGCCAAGATCATTTTACCTTATGGGATACGGCGCTATTCCGTGGTATATTTTATCAGGCATTACATTTTTCATCCCATTTGCATTTATGATGGCTGAGTATGGCGCTGCTTTCAAAGAAGAAAGCGGTGGTATTTATACATGGATGGAGAAATCCGTAGGACCCCTTTTTGCGTTTACAGGCACTTTTATGTGGTACGCATCGTATGTTGTATGGCTTGTAAACATATGCTCTACAATTTGGATTCCGCTTTCAAATGCCATATTTGGAAGCGACAAGACATCTGAGCTTCACTTTTTAGGGCTTAATTCTACACAGACGCTGGGAATGTTGGGAATAATCCTTATCATCGTTATAACTTTTGTAGCCAGCAAAGGATTAAGCGGCGTTTCAAAAGTCGCGTCTGTAGGTGGGACGGCTGTGCTTTTGCTAAACGTTGTTCTTTTAGTTGGCTCTTTGATAGTGTTTATTGCTACAGGTGGAAAATTTAAAGAGCCGATTACAGGAATCAGTTCGTTTGTGGCATCGCCAAATCCTTCTTATGCAACACCGCTATCTGTCTTGTCGTTTGTGGTATTCGCGATTTTTGCTTACGGCGGTACAGAAGTTGTGGGTGGTGTCGTGGATCAGACGGAAAATGCCGAAAGGACATTCCCGAGAGGCATGATGATAGCGGCTTCAATAATAGCTGTAGGCTATTCATTGGGCATTTTCTTAATAGGTATTTTTACAAATTGGAAAGACGTTTTGTCTTCTGACAAGATAAACTTAGCAAATGTGGCGTACGTTATAATGAACAATCTCGGCTATCAGTTGGGTATGAGTTTAGGCATGGGGCAAGCAGCATCTGTATCATTGGGAAATTGGGTTGCCAGAATCGTAGGCATATCCATGTTTTTAGCGCTTACAGGAGCGTTTTTCACACTTGCCTATGCGCCGCTTAAACAGCTTGTAGAAGGTACTCCAAAAGAGCTATGGCCTTCCAACATAGGTTATGTTGAAGATGGGATACCAAAGGTGGCTATATGGGTTCAGTGCGGCATCGTGGTCGCTATGATATTTTTGGTGTCATTTGGTGGAGATATTGCGAAAGTATTCTTCACAAGGCTTGTTTTGATGGCTAATGTTGCCATGACGCTGCCTTATATGTTCTTGATCATCGCATATCCTTATTTTAAAGGCAAAAGCAGCATAAAGAAAGGTTATCAAGTGTTTAAGGGCAAAGGAATGGTGATGACTGTCACTATTTTAAGTGCAGCGACGGTAGGTTTTGCAAATTTCTTTACCATTATAGAGCCTATGACATCAGGTGACTATACGTCTACTATATGGATGATAATTGGGCCTGTATTTTTCTCAGCAACAGCTCTCCTTCTTTACAGAAGGTATGCAAATAAATATTTAAGGGCTTTAAGGGATGACGAATGACTTTTAAAGCAATACGAGTTTAATCGTATTGCTTTATTTCTTTTAAAAAAGGGACTATAATGTAATTAAACTAAATAAATAGGAGGGCTTTTTATGGTATTAGATCAGTATGTAGATGCTTTAAAAGACGACTTAGTCAAGTCGACGCAAGAAATCATCAAGATAAAAAGCACTGAGGGGGACATGAAGCCGGGGATGCCTTATGGCGAAGGAGTCGCAAAGGCATTGGAATTAGCTTTAGACATAGCTAAAAGTTTGGGCTTCAAGACAAAAAATGTAGACGGATATGTAGGGTATGCAGAATACGGGGAAGGCGATGAGATGGTAGGCGTCTTAGGGCATCTGGATGTAGTGCCTGAAGGGGACGGCTGGGAGTATCCACCTTATGGCGGCGAAATCCATGATGGTAAAATATACGGCAGGGGGGCAACAGACGATAAAGGACCTATAATGGCTGCTCTTTACGCATTAAAGGCCATTAAAGATTCTGGACTTAAATTAAACAAGAGAGTAAGGATACTTTTTGGCACAAATGAGGAGACAGGCTCTAAAGAGATAGAGCATTACCTTAAACATGATGAATCACCATCAATCGGCTTTACGCCAGATGCCAATTATCCAGTCATATACGCAGAAAAAGGCATCACCATGTTTGAAGTTGTAAAAGATTTTGAAAAAAAATCTCAGAATATTGTCATAAAGTATATAAAAGGCGGCAATAGGCCTAACATGGTTCCAGACTACTGTGAATGCGGCATTTATGTAAAAGATGAAGACAAAAGAAAAGCTTTTAAGGATGAGGTTAAGAGATTTAAGGATGTTTCAGGTTTTGATTTAGACAGCCAAGTCGAAAACGACATGCTTGTAGTAAAATCTCGTGGCGTATCAGCACATGGGAGCCTTCCACACCTTGGAAAGAATGCGATAATGCAGCTTTTGATGTTTTTAAATGTCATCTACCAAGATGAAGACGATGTAAAAGAATTTATAGACTTTTTTGCTAAAAACGTCGGGCTTGAGACAGATGGTAAGACATTTGGAGTTTACTTAAAAGATGACACAGGTGAGCTTTCGTTTAACGTAGGCACTATAAATTTTGACGAGGAGAAAGGTTCAATAGGTTTAAACATCAGGTATCCTGTGACTTATAAGTACGAGGATTTGATGAATCCATTTAATGCGAAAATAAGTAAACACGGAATGAGAGTAGAAAACATGATGCATCAGCCGCCGCTTTATTTCCCTAAAGATCATTTCCTAATAAAGACCCTTATGAAAGTATATGAAGATGTGACGGGAAGGAAAGATGAACCGTTGTCGATTGGCGGTGGAACGTACGCCAAAGAGATGAAAAACATGGTGGCATTTGGACCGATTTTCCCGGGCAAACCAGATCTTGACCATCAGGCAAATGAGTACATTGAGATAGACGATCTCGTCTTAAACGCCAAGATATATGCTCGTGCCATATACGAGCTGGCAAAATAGATAGATTTAAAACAGGAAGTTATCACAAAGATAATTTCCTGTTTTTTTATGGGTAAGATTTTTTCGCTTTTTCTATATTATAAGTGTAAAAAGTAAAAGGAGGTGTTAAAATGGCAGTTATATCAACCCCGCAAGGATCAAGGATTTCCATATCCTACATCACTGGAAAGGACGAAAGAGGCGTCGATGTCATAAGAAGTAGAACTTACAATAACATTAAAAGTTCTGCACTTGATCAGGATGTGATGGATGTGGCGGCAGTTTTAAGCGGGCTTCAAACATATCCTGTGAAGTCTGTGACCCGCATAAACCAAGTAGATCTGGCACAAGAGTGATAATTTAAATTGATTATCGAGGAAGGGAGGTATAAAAGTGGCGGTACAGCTTCAGATGAACTTTAAAAATAAGCTTGGCAGCAACTTCAGAATAAATGTGGATAATGCACTTGAAACGCTTACTGATAGCCAAGTTAAAGCGGCGATGGATACTATAATATCAAAAAACATATTTGACACAAATGGCGGTGAGCTGGTAGAAGCAGTTAGCGCCAGCCTTGTATCCACAACCGAAAAAGAATTTTTAGTCAAATAATACGGCGGGGGCAACCCCGCTTTTAGCGTTTATTTTGCATATTATTGGCTT comes from the Thermoanaerobacterium aotearoense genome and includes:
- a CDS encoding DUF2922 domain-containing protein; protein product: MAVQLQMNFKNKLGSNFRINVDNALETLTDSQVKAAMDTIISKNIFDTNGGELVEAVSASLVSTTEKEFLVK
- a CDS encoding IS1634 family transposase; translated protein: MYLKKSRRSSGRIYLSIADGYRDKERGHTRTVTIESLGYLDELQKQYDDPIAFFEQKVKELNEQKAMKKTPITLSFSPNERLLINTNNRKNFGYAAFSKIYHELELDKFLKNRQRHSKEEYDSNAIMKLLVFSRLLYPASKKKTYENRDIFFERFDFSLDDVYRCLSFFNKHSNALQLWVHEHIKSLYERNTNLVYYDVTNYYFEIDEQDELRKKGVSKEHRPDPIVQMGLFMDTNGIPITYKLFPGNALDKTTFMPMLRKIQHDYSLGRIIVVADKGIITGDNIWYTLSAGNGYVFSYSVRCADKEFKKYVLDENGYTHRGDSFKIKSRLYPREILVTTTKGKKMKKVVDEKQVIFYSEEYALKAKYERAATIEKAKDLIKNPAKYNRATSYGASKYVKNLIFDEETGEILESAHQHLTFDEERLKEEEKFDGYYAIVTSEYKESDDKIIEMYRGLWKIEESFKITKSDIESRPVYLSLREHIDAHFLICFISLVIVRILEYRLKGKYSVSAILESLAKASCSYIQENYYLFDFNNDVLEDIGKELGIDFGKKIMTLGEIKKILGEVKK
- the yjeM gene encoding glutamate/gamma-aminobutyrate family transporter YjeM codes for the protein MTTKENARKKLSQLSLILMIFTSVFGFTNMPRSFYLMGYGAIPWYILSGITFFIPFAFMMAEYGAAFKEESGGIYTWMEKSVGPLFAFTGTFMWYASYVVWLVNICSTIWIPLSNAIFGSDKTSELHFLGLNSTQTLGMLGIILIIVITFVASKGLSGVSKVASVGGTAVLLLNVVLLVGSLIVFIATGGKFKEPITGISSFVASPNPSYATPLSVLSFVVFAIFAYGGTEVVGGVVDQTENAERTFPRGMMIAASIIAVGYSLGIFLIGIFTNWKDVLSSDKINLANVAYVIMNNLGYQLGMSLGMGQAASVSLGNWVARIVGISMFLALTGAFFTLAYAPLKQLVEGTPKELWPSNIGYVEDGIPKVAIWVQCGIVVAMIFLVSFGGDIAKVFFTRLVLMANVAMTLPYMFLIIAYPYFKGKSSIKKGYQVFKGKGMVMTVTILSAATVGFANFFTIIEPMTSGDYTSTIWMIIGPVFFSATALLLYRRYANKYLRALRDDE
- a CDS encoding DUF1659 domain-containing protein, whose translation is MAVISTPQGSRISISYITGKDERGVDVIRSRTYNNIKSSALDQDVMDVAAVLSGLQTYPVKSVTRINQVDLAQE
- the pepV gene encoding dipeptidase PepV, translated to MVLDQYVDALKDDLVKSTQEIIKIKSTEGDMKPGMPYGEGVAKALELALDIAKSLGFKTKNVDGYVGYAEYGEGDEMVGVLGHLDVVPEGDGWEYPPYGGEIHDGKIYGRGATDDKGPIMAALYALKAIKDSGLKLNKRVRILFGTNEETGSKEIEHYLKHDESPSIGFTPDANYPVIYAEKGITMFEVVKDFEKKSQNIVIKYIKGGNRPNMVPDYCECGIYVKDEDKRKAFKDEVKRFKDVSGFDLDSQVENDMLVVKSRGVSAHGSLPHLGKNAIMQLLMFLNVIYQDEDDVKEFIDFFAKNVGLETDGKTFGVYLKDDTGELSFNVGTINFDEEKGSIGLNIRYPVTYKYEDLMNPFNAKISKHGMRVENMMHQPPLYFPKDHFLIKTLMKVYEDVTGRKDEPLSIGGGTYAKEMKNMVAFGPIFPGKPDLDHQANEYIEIDDLVLNAKIYARAIYELAK